In Dethiobacter alkaliphilus AHT 1, a single window of DNA contains:
- the secE gene encoding preprotein translocase subunit SecE, whose translation MAANVKVLTKHIKDVKQELKKVHWPSRREVTLFTSIVLMAILVIGVFFWILDTGFTGMLQLILQ comes from the coding sequence ATGGCAGCCAATGTTAAAGTGCTGACAAAACACATCAAGGATGTAAAGCAGGAGTTAAAAAAGGTGCACTGGCCATCTCGCCGGGAAGTCACCCTTTTTACATCCATTGTCCTGATGGCGATTCTGGTAATCGGTGTTTTTTTCTGGATCCTCGATACAGGTTTTACGGGGATGCTGCAGTTGATTCTCCAATAG